Proteins encoded by one window of Clostridium bornimense:
- a CDS encoding HU family DNA-binding protein, with protein MNKSELISSMAEKANVSKKDAEAVLKAFMDSIGEALENGDKVQLVGFGTFEAKRREARKGRNPQTKEEITIPASTVPAFKAGKELKERVNK; from the coding sequence GTGAATAAATCAGAATTAATTTCAAGTATGGCAGAAAAAGCTAATGTATCTAAGAAGGATGCTGAAGCTGTTTTAAAGGCATTTATGGATTCAATCGGTGAAGCTTTAGAAAATGGAGATAAAGTTCAATTAGTTGGATTTGGTACTTTTGAAGCTAAAAGAAGAGAAGCTAGAAAAGGAAGAAATCCTCAAACAAAGGAAGAAATCACTATTCCAGCTTCAACTGTTCCAGCATTCAAAGCTGGTAAAGAATTAAAAGAGAGAGTAAACAAGTAA
- the mazG gene encoding nucleoside triphosphate pyrophosphohydrolase, which yields MINIIGLGPGSKDSLTIGTIEVLKSNKPIFLRTEIHPTIKYLKDMGINFETYDYCYDEYDSFDEVYLNIAKDLIEKHRELGDLVYGVPGHPLVAEKSVSLLVEMCKKEGIQYKIHTAVSFVDVMMETLNIDPVGGLKIVDAFDMDNQIIDTRVGTIITQVYDNMIASEVKFNLSKFYDDEKEIIFVRAAGVEDIESIRKIPLYQLDWQEDIDYLTSIYIPKDEAGQYFDFYHLTSILETLRGENGCPWDREQTHESIKNGLVEECYEVIEAINNKDDDNLVEELGDVLLHVVFHGTIGKEEGYFSEHDIIRGICEKMIYRHPHVFKNEVNTTSEKVVEDWEVLKKKEKGYTSITDSMNNIAKSLPSTIRAAKVQKKAAKVGFDWDSIEPAFDKVIEELNEIKEVYKNAEVSRILEEVGDLLFSAINVARFLNIDGEEALNTTISKFIERFSYIEKYAIDNGVELSNMTLAEMDELWNESKKNQ from the coding sequence ATGATTAATATTATTGGATTAGGGCCTGGGTCAAAAGATTCTTTAACCATTGGAACTATAGAGGTCTTAAAAAGTAATAAACCTATATTTCTTAGAACAGAAATTCATCCTACAATAAAATATTTAAAAGATATGGGAATAAATTTTGAAACCTATGATTATTGTTATGATGAGTATGATTCTTTTGATGAAGTATATCTTAACATTGCTAAGGATTTAATAGAAAAGCATAGAGAGTTAGGAGACTTAGTTTATGGAGTGCCAGGTCATCCATTAGTAGCAGAAAAATCAGTATCATTATTAGTTGAGATGTGCAAAAAGGAAGGAATTCAATATAAAATACATACAGCAGTCTCCTTCGTTGATGTTATGATGGAAACATTGAATATAGATCCTGTTGGAGGATTAAAGATAGTAGATGCTTTTGATATGGATAATCAAATTATAGACACAAGGGTGGGAACTATAATAACGCAAGTTTATGATAATATGATAGCATCAGAAGTAAAATTTAATTTATCAAAATTTTATGATGATGAAAAAGAAATCATTTTTGTAAGAGCTGCAGGAGTTGAAGATATAGAATCAATTAGAAAAATTCCTTTATATCAATTAGATTGGCAAGAGGATATTGATTATCTTACTTCTATATATATACCTAAAGATGAGGCGGGACAATACTTTGATTTCTATCACTTAACAAGTATATTAGAAACTTTAAGAGGGGAAAATGGTTGCCCTTGGGATAGAGAACAAACACATGAATCTATTAAGAATGGACTTGTTGAGGAGTGTTATGAGGTAATTGAAGCTATTAATAATAAAGATGATGATAATTTAGTAGAGGAATTAGGAGATGTATTATTGCATGTAGTTTTTCACGGAACAATAGGTAAAGAAGAAGGATATTTTTCAGAGCATGATATAATTCGAGGAATCTGTGAAAAAATGATTTATAGGCATCCTCATGTATTTAAAAATGAAGTAAATACTACATCAGAGAAAGTTGTTGAAGATTGGGAAGTACTTAAAAAGAAAGAAAAAGGATATACTTCAATAACGGATTCAATGAATAATATTGCTAAAAGCTTGCCATCTACGATAAGAGCAGCTAAGGTACAAAAGAAAGCAGCAAAGGTTGGATTTGACTGGGATAGTATAGAACCTGCATTTGATAAAGTAATTGAAGAATTAAATGAGATAAAAGAAGTATATAAAAATGCAGAAGTGTCAAGAATATTAGAGGAAGTTGGAGATTTATTGTTTTCTGCAATAAATGTAGCAAGATTTCTAAATATAGATGGGGAAGAAGCTTTAAATACTACTATAAGTAAATTTATAGAGAGATTCTCTTATATAGAGAAATATGCTATTGATAATGGAGTAGAACTTTCAAATATGACGCTTGCAGAAATGGACGAATTGTGGAATGAATCAAAAAAAAATCAATAA
- the yabP gene encoding sporulation protein YabP: MDVKKDVVLSSNKPSNLTIENRANLSVTGVVEVIRFNEDEINLNTTMGKLTIKGKDLKMNKLDVENGDVIISGTIDSCIYSSSKREKESIIERLFR; encoded by the coding sequence ATGGATGTAAAGAAGGATGTAGTATTAAGTAGTAACAAACCATCAAATTTGACTATAGAAAATAGAGCAAATCTTTCTGTAACAGGAGTTGTAGAGGTTATTAGATTTAATGAAGATGAAATAAACTTAAATACCACAATGGGCAAACTAACAATTAAAGGTAAAGATCTAAAAATGAATAAATTAGATGTTGAAAATGGAGATGTTATAATATCAGGAACTATAGATTCTTGCATATACTCATCATCGAAAAGAGAAAAAGAAAGTATAATAGAGAGGCTATTTAGATGA
- a CDS encoding SurA N-terminal domain-containing protein, protein MKRVRNTVIAMGIILSTIGLTSCTFIERTDAAKGKQVVAKVGDTEIKRSDVEEKMTSYKDTLKEKYGDNYLENDEAVSTLNQAKQSELDNLIYVELVNMYIKDNNIKIDDTKKQEYVDEKVNYYKEQLGASDDKDFETKAKEQLGVTVDEMKEILGNMYLTQCATNYLMEPKTTDDAIKEYKEENKDDYETKSKQKAVLYIVNKDKEQIEAAKKEIDAGKTIDEIASTYSTDSGKENNGFFGFMDTESEDMSSIDANFVNAVKGLEVGKTSDIVESVDLQFGYFIIGVVDTDTGIKYELKKNAMSNGIYSDLKEIYKDKLKTYEKKLTN, encoded by the coding sequence GTGAAAAGGGTAAGAAATACTGTTATAGCAATGGGGATTATTTTATCTACAATAGGTTTGACATCATGTACATTTATTGAAAGAACAGATGCAGCTAAAGGGAAGCAAGTAGTTGCTAAAGTTGGGGATACTGAAATTAAAAGATCAGATGTTGAAGAAAAAATGACAAGTTATAAAGATACTTTAAAAGAAAAGTATGGAGATAATTACTTAGAAAATGATGAAGCTGTCTCAACTCTTAATCAAGCTAAGCAATCTGAATTAGATAATCTTATATATGTTGAATTAGTAAATATGTATATAAAAGATAATAATATAAAGATTGATGATACTAAAAAACAAGAGTATGTAGACGAAAAGGTTAATTATTATAAGGAGCAATTAGGTGCTTCAGATGATAAGGATTTTGAGACAAAGGCTAAAGAACAACTTGGTGTTACAGTAGATGAGATGAAAGAAATTTTAGGTAATATGTATTTAACACAATGTGCTACTAATTATCTTATGGAACCTAAAACAACTGATGATGCTATAAAGGAATATAAAGAGGAAAATAAAGATGATTACGAAACAAAGTCAAAACAAAAGGCTGTCTTATACATAGTTAATAAAGATAAAGAACAAATTGAAGCTGCAAAGAAAGAGATTGATGCTGGTAAGACTATAGATGAAATTGCTTCAACTTATAGTACTGACAGTGGAAAAGAAAATAACGGCTTCTTTGGATTTATGGATACAGAATCAGAAGATATGTCAAGTATAGATGCAAACTTTGTAAATGCAGTTAAAGGATTAGAAGTAGGTAAAACTTCTGATATAGTTGAATCAGTTGACTTACAATTCGGATATTTTATTATAGGAGTTGTTGATACTGATACCGGTATTAAGTATGAATTAAAGAAAAATGCTATGTCAAATGGAATATATAGTGATTTAAAAGAGATTTATAAAGATAAGTTGAAGACTTATGAAAAGAAGTTAACAAATTAA
- a CDS encoding FtsB family cell division protein, with amino-acid sequence MKNLVITMVLISVVYTLVNQQITMHRIKNNISDAKAEVEKLNKENSKLEEDLEMSQSDAYIETIAREKGNLVKKDEIPVIEKK; translated from the coding sequence TTGAAGAACCTTGTGATTACGATGGTGTTAATAAGTGTAGTATATACTCTTGTTAATCAACAAATTACTATGCATAGGATAAAGAATAATATTAGTGATGCTAAGGCTGAGGTAGAGAAGCTAAATAAAGAGAATTCTAAGTTGGAAGAAGACTTAGAAATGAGCCAAAGTGATGCTTATATTGAAACTATAGCTAGAGAAAAAGGTAATTTAGTAAAGAAAGATGAAATTCCGGTAATAGAGAAAAAATAA
- the yabQ gene encoding spore cortex biosynthesis protein YabQ has translation MIISNVSQAYIVAMTFISGIFAGIFFDIYRVIRGIKVPNKIMTFISDVLFWILAGFIVYIFLHIVGAPFVSVYAYLCIVLGFGLYYKMISKHFTRILSILVNGIIKSLRIIFNYIIYPFQLIIKGKNKN, from the coding sequence ATGATAATATCTAATGTATCTCAAGCGTATATTGTGGCTATGACCTTTATTTCAGGAATTTTTGCAGGAATATTTTTTGATATATATAGAGTTATAAGAGGAATAAAAGTTCCTAACAAAATTATGACATTTATAAGTGATGTTCTTTTTTGGATTCTTGCTGGTTTTATAGTATATATATTTCTACATATTGTAGGAGCGCCATTTGTATCTGTTTATGCATATTTATGTATAGTATTAGGATTCGGATTATATTATAAAATGATAAGTAAGCATTTTACAAGAATTTTATCAATTTTGGTAAATGGTATAATAAAGTCGTTGAGAATAATATTCAACTATATAATTTATCCTTTTCAATTAATAATAAAAGGAAAAAATAAAAATTAA
- a CDS encoding S1 domain-containing RNA-binding protein, translating into MSLKAGTITDGVVVNITKFGAFVEVDGKTGLVHISEVADNYVKDIREHLKEQDKVKVKVLSVDDNGKISLSIKQASTPKKSSRPVEIDWKKNNKNAGKNNGGDFEDILSKFLKESEERFQDLKKHQDFKGRGNKKNSLTR; encoded by the coding sequence ATGTCTTTAAAAGCAGGTACTATAACAGACGGGGTGGTAGTTAACATCACTAAATTTGGAGCCTTTGTTGAGGTTGATGGAAAAACAGGATTAGTACATATATCCGAAGTTGCTGATAATTATGTTAAGGATATAAGAGAACATTTAAAGGAACAAGATAAAGTAAAAGTAAAGGTGCTTTCAGTAGATGATAATGGTAAGATAAGCTTGTCAATAAAACAAGCAAGTACACCAAAAAAATCTTCAAGACCAGTAGAGATAGATTGGAAAAAGAATAACAAAAACGCTGGCAAAAACAATGGTGGGGATTTTGAGGACATTTTATCTAAGTTTCTAAAAGAAAGTGAAGAAAGATTTCAAGATTTAAAAAAACATCAAGACTTCAAAGGTAGAGGAAACAAAAAAAATTCTC
- a CDS encoding putative polysaccharide biosynthesis protein — protein MKKQSLVKGTIILGMAGIIAKFLGLFFRWPLVMLVGDEGVGYYQMAYPLLGFFIAVASGIPIAVSKLVSECNAVNDREGAFAILKKAIIIMSIIGCGFTLSMILFSNSIMTFLKWDHKVYYSLIGVSFAPIIVGLMSAFRGFFQGYQNMTPTAISEIIEQIGRIVIGIGLAYILVSYGVEYSAGGATLGASVGGLFGLIYLYLKYIKVKKEWGIKKVKNDTEVMSKVLRVAIPISVGAAVISSVNLIDSALVPQLLVKGGHTYKEAAVLLGQLSGKAGILVNVPLTISIALSSSIVPIISELFALNNRGELKRKIEGAMNISMAIALPSAVGLAILASPILNTIFPGHGDGGEILSYCSVAIPFMAITQTSTSVLQGTGKYIMPVINLLIGCIVKVIVTIILVPDISFGINGAAIGTIIGYVVTAILNILYLKLSVKVKINYIKIFIKNTITSGIMGIFVYIVYNNLKGNISSVPLITLISIGIGVIIYTLLVIVFGVVDIREVKKKVKRRRA, from the coding sequence ATGAAAAAACAATCGTTAGTAAAAGGAACAATAATATTAGGAATGGCCGGCATTATAGCAAAATTTTTAGGGCTATTTTTTAGGTGGCCTTTAGTTATGTTAGTTGGAGATGAAGGCGTTGGTTATTATCAAATGGCTTATCCACTACTAGGGTTCTTTATTGCAGTAGCTAGTGGTATTCCTATAGCTGTATCTAAGTTAGTATCAGAGTGTAATGCTGTAAATGATAGAGAAGGTGCATTTGCTATATTGAAAAAAGCTATAATTATAATGTCAATTATAGGCTGTGGATTTACTTTATCTATGATTTTATTTAGTAATAGTATAATGACTTTTCTAAAATGGGATCATAAGGTGTATTATTCACTTATAGGAGTATCTTTTGCACCAATAATAGTAGGGCTTATGAGTGCATTTAGGGGATTTTTTCAAGGATATCAAAATATGACTCCTACAGCAATATCAGAGATTATAGAACAAATAGGTAGAATAGTTATAGGAATAGGACTAGCATATATATTAGTATCATATGGGGTAGAATATTCAGCTGGTGGAGCTACATTAGGGGCATCAGTTGGTGGATTATTTGGACTCATATATTTATATTTAAAGTACATAAAAGTAAAAAAAGAATGGGGAATAAAGAAAGTAAAAAATGATACAGAGGTAATGAGTAAAGTATTAAGGGTTGCAATTCCTATATCTGTAGGAGCAGCAGTAATATCTTCTGTTAATCTAATTGATTCTGCTTTAGTTCCTCAATTATTAGTAAAAGGTGGACATACATATAAAGAAGCTGCGGTTTTATTAGGTCAGTTATCAGGAAAAGCAGGAATACTTGTCAATGTACCTTTAACGATCTCTATAGCTTTAAGTTCGTCTATTGTGCCTATAATATCTGAATTATTTGCTTTAAATAATAGAGGGGAACTAAAAAGAAAAATAGAGGGAGCTATGAATATATCTATGGCTATTGCACTTCCATCTGCAGTGGGATTAGCAATATTGGCATCACCAATATTAAATACTATATTTCCTGGTCACGGAGATGGAGGAGAGATATTAAGTTATTGTTCAGTAGCAATTCCATTCATGGCAATTACACAAACTTCAACATCAGTACTTCAAGGAACAGGGAAATACATAATGCCTGTAATAAACTTATTAATAGGATGTATAGTTAAGGTAATTGTAACAATAATATTAGTACCTGATATAAGTTTTGGTATAAATGGAGCAGCTATAGGAACAATCATAGGATATGTAGTTACAGCTATATTGAATATATTGTATCTAAAGTTATCTGTAAAAGTAAAAATTAATTATATTAAGATATTTATAAAGAATACTATAACATCTGGGATTATGGGTATATTTGTATATATAGTGTATAATAATTTAAAAGGAAATATTTCATCTGTACCTTTAATAACCTTGATTTCTATAGGGATAGGGGTTATTATTTATACATTATTAGTAATAGTTTTTGGAGTTGTGGATATTAGAGAAGTGAAAAAGAAAGTAAAGAGAAGGAGAGCTTAA
- a CDS encoding RNA-binding S4 domain-containing protein → MRLDKYLKVSRIIKRRTVAKEACDSGRVSINDKVAKASTDVKENDIITIQFGNRELKARIINIASHVKKDDAKEMYEILMGEEDKEE, encoded by the coding sequence ATGAGATTAGATAAATATTTAAAAGTTTCGAGAATAATAAAAAGAAGAACAGTAGCAAAGGAAGCTTGTGATAGTGGAAGAGTTTCTATAAATGATAAAGTAGCTAAAGCAAGTACTGATGTAAAAGAAAATGATATTATAACGATACAATTCGGTAATAGAGAATTAAAAGCTAGAATAATTAATATAGCTTCACATGTTAAGAAAGATGATGCAAAAGAGATGTATGAGATATTAATGGGTGAAGAAGATAAAGAAGAGTAA
- the mfd gene encoding transcription-repair coupling factor codes for MRLQGLFTPIVSSGKFENVLRGIKNNQFPININGLSESGKAYAIWSLFESSDDSIVIFTSSDVESKKLHEELSFFTTNAYYFPTKDIVFYNITAISGDLIWERLKVFKELVGNGKRIIVTSIETLRGLYIPIDVMKKYHFKLKEGKEVDELELVEKLVESGYERVEVVEGRGQFSKRGGIIDIFPPVSRYPYRIELFGDEIDSIRTFNVESQRSIEKVKTAEITPAKEVIIPKSICNDSIERIKEDLEKVKISLGNNNEAKDKLSDIVSKNIESLIERGSFETVDSYLTYFYDKPADFLEYFNNPIVIVDEVDRSVGKLESLGYEFLEDYNTYLSRGDILPRQGDIVLSKDVIVEKIEGSKLITLSMLTKGDKYFPSYLTVNFNQTTLNSYQGKMEFFIDDIKERKASGDKIVILSGTRARGERLEKNLREEDIEALYKDSFDEILDGQVIITFGMIDKGFQFPDLGLSVISDKELFGQGKRKSKKKNKAKGIGKIKSFTELNPGDYVVHVSHGIGVYKGITQLEIDNVKKDFLEISYAKDDKVYVPVEQFDLIQKYIGSEGKIPKINKLGGNEWQKAKSKVRSSINVIAEDLVKLYAARSAITGYSYRKDTPWQKQFEDEFPYEETEDQLLAIEDIKKDMESNKPMDRLLCGDVGYGKTEVAMRAAFKSVMDGKQVAILVPTTILAEQHFKNFKERFSGFPVNIDMISRFKTAASIKKTLTALKEGNVDILIGTHKILGASVQFKDLGLLIIDEEQRFGVKHKEKIKEFKKNVDVLTLTATPIPRTLHMSLTGVRGISVIETPPENRYPVQTYVVEYNDQLIRDAILREINRGGQVFFVYNRVESIMEMESYLSNIVPEAKIITAHGRMKENELENVMVSFMKGEYDILLATTIIETGIDIQNANTMIIYDADKMGLSQLYQLRGRVGRTNRMAYAYLMYRKDKVLTEVAEKRLKAIKDFTELGSGFKVAMRDLEIRGAGNLMGSAQHGHMASIGYDLYCKMLEDTIKVIKGEIDKEVVDTVVDIKVNAYIPNNYIEDEVTKIEIYKKIASIESKEEKEEIIEEIIDRFGDIPTSVNNLIDISYIRVLGKNLGIIEIKDKNSLIDIKFDNRDRITGNMITNVVEKYSRRISFKDGENPVMSYSIEKRDKILVEIKTIIEDITKFVEE; via the coding sequence ATGAGATTACAAGGTCTTTTTACCCCAATAGTAAGTAGTGGGAAATTTGAAAATGTATTAAGGGGTATAAAAAATAATCAATTTCCTATCAATATAAATGGATTATCAGAATCCGGTAAAGCTTATGCAATATGGTCATTATTTGAAAGTAGTGATGATTCTATAGTAATTTTTACATCTTCAGATGTAGAAAGTAAAAAATTACATGAAGAATTAAGCTTTTTTACAACAAATGCATATTATTTTCCAACGAAAGATATAGTTTTTTATAATATTACAGCTATATCTGGAGATTTAATTTGGGAAAGATTAAAGGTATTTAAAGAATTAGTCGGTAATGGAAAGAGGATAATAGTTACTAGTATAGAAACATTAAGGGGTCTTTACATACCTATAGATGTTATGAAGAAATATCATTTTAAACTAAAAGAAGGTAAAGAAGTAGATGAATTAGAGTTAGTTGAAAAGTTAGTTGAAAGTGGTTATGAACGTGTAGAAGTCGTGGAGGGTAGAGGTCAATTTTCAAAAAGAGGTGGAATTATAGATATATTTCCGCCAGTATCTAGATATCCATATAGAATTGAATTATTTGGAGATGAAATAGATTCTATAAGAACTTTTAATGTTGAATCACAACGTAGCATAGAAAAAGTAAAAACTGCCGAAATTACTCCAGCTAAGGAAGTTATAATACCTAAGAGTATTTGTAATGATTCTATAGAGAGAATAAAAGAGGACTTAGAAAAAGTTAAGATTAGCTTAGGAAATAACAACGAAGCAAAAGATAAATTATCAGATATAGTAAGTAAGAATATAGAAAGCTTAATTGAGAGAGGTAGTTTTGAAACTGTAGATTCGTATTTGACATATTTTTATGATAAACCTGCAGATTTTCTTGAATACTTTAATAATCCTATAGTAATAGTTGATGAGGTTGATAGATCAGTAGGAAAATTAGAGTCTTTAGGTTATGAATTTTTAGAAGACTATAATACATATTTGAGTAGAGGAGATATATTACCAAGACAGGGTGATATAGTATTGTCTAAAGATGTAATAGTAGAAAAGATAGAAGGTAGTAAATTAATAACTTTAAGTATGCTTACTAAAGGAGATAAATATTTTCCTTCATACTTAACAGTGAATTTTAACCAGACAACTTTAAATTCTTATCAAGGAAAAATGGAATTTTTTATAGATGATATAAAAGAACGAAAAGCTAGTGGAGATAAAATAGTAATTTTAAGTGGTACTAGAGCTAGGGGAGAAAGACTAGAAAAAAACTTAAGAGAAGAAGATATAGAAGCGTTATATAAAGATTCTTTTGATGAAATTTTAGATGGTCAAGTTATTATTACTTTTGGTATGATTGATAAAGGTTTTCAATTTCCAGATTTAGGCCTTAGTGTAATATCAGATAAAGAGCTATTTGGACAAGGAAAAAGAAAGTCAAAAAAGAAGAATAAAGCTAAAGGCATAGGAAAGATAAAAAGTTTTACTGAATTAAATCCTGGTGATTATGTTGTACATGTTAGTCATGGTATAGGTGTATATAAAGGAATAACCCAATTGGAAATAGATAATGTTAAGAAGGATTTCTTAGAAATATCTTATGCTAAAGATGATAAAGTATATGTACCGGTAGAACAATTTGATTTGATTCAAAAATATATAGGTAGTGAAGGAAAGATACCTAAGATAAATAAGCTTGGCGGGAATGAATGGCAAAAGGCTAAAAGTAAAGTAAGGTCATCTATAAATGTTATTGCTGAAGATCTTGTTAAGTTGTATGCAGCGAGATCTGCTATAACAGGATATTCATATAGAAAGGACACTCCTTGGCAAAAACAATTTGAAGATGAATTTCCTTACGAAGAGACGGAAGATCAATTATTGGCTATAGAAGATATAAAGAAAGATATGGAAAGTAATAAACCTATGGATAGACTTCTATGTGGTGATGTAGGATATGGTAAGACAGAAGTAGCTATGAGAGCAGCATTTAAATCAGTCATGGATGGAAAGCAAGTAGCAATTTTAGTGCCTACAACAATTTTAGCAGAGCAGCACTTTAAAAATTTTAAAGAAAGATTTTCAGGGTTTCCTGTAAATATAGATATGATATCTAGATTTAAGACAGCAGCTAGTATAAAGAAGACATTAACAGCATTAAAAGAAGGAAATGTAGATATACTTATAGGAACTCATAAAATTTTAGGTGCATCTGTACAATTTAAAGATTTAGGGCTATTAATTATAGATGAAGAACAACGTTTTGGAGTAAAGCATAAAGAAAAAATTAAAGAGTTTAAGAAAAATGTAGACGTATTAACACTTACAGCAACACCAATACCAAGAACATTACATATGTCTTTAACTGGAGTTAGAGGTATTAGTGTTATAGAAACGCCGCCAGAAAATAGATACCCAGTACAAACCTATGTAGTAGAATACAATGACCAATTAATAAGAGATGCAATACTTAGGGAGATTAATCGAGGTGGTCAAGTATTTTTTGTATATAACAGAGTGGAATCTATAATGGAGATGGAAAGTTATCTATCCAATATAGTACCAGAAGCTAAAATAATAACTGCTCATGGAAGAATGAAAGAAAATGAATTAGAAAACGTAATGGTATCTTTCATGAAAGGTGAGTATGATATACTTTTAGCTACTACAATAATAGAAACAGGAATTGATATTCAAAATGCAAATACTATGATTATATATGATGCAGATAAGATGGGATTATCTCAACTATACCAGTTAAGAGGTAGAGTCGGAAGGACCAATAGAATGGCTTATGCATATCTTATGTATAGAAAAGATAAAGTTCTTACTGAAGTAGCAGAAAAAAGACTTAAAGCAATTAAAGATTTTACCGAACTTGGATCAGGATTTAAGGTAGCTATGAGAGACTTAGAAATAAGAGGTGCGGGTAATTTGATGGGATCAGCACAACATGGTCATATGGCTTCTATAGGATATGATTTGTATTGTAAGATGTTAGAGGATACTATAAAAGTTATTAAAGGTGAAATTGATAAAGAAGTTGTTGATACAGTGGTAGATATAAAAGTAAATGCATATATTCCAAATAATTATATAGAAGATGAAGTAACTAAGATTGAAATCTACAAGAAGATAGCCTCTATAGAGTCGAAGGAAGAAAAGGAAGAAATTATTGAAGAGATAATTGATAGATTTGGGGATATACCAACTTCAGTAAATAATTTAATAGATATATCTTATATAAGGGTATTAGGTAAAAATCTTGGAATTATTGAAATAAAGGATAAGAATTCTTTAATAGATATTAAGTTTGATAATAGAGATAGAATTACAGGTAACATGATAACTAATGTTGTAGAAAAATATTCTAGAAGAATATCATTTAAAGATGGTGAGAATCCTGTAATGTCTTACTCAATAGAAAAACGAGATAAAATTTTAGTGGAAATAAAAACTATTATTGAAGATATAACAAAATTTGTTGAAGAGTAA
- the spoVT gene encoding stage V sporulation protein T produces the protein MKATGIVRRIDDLGRVVIPKEIRRTLRIREGDPLEIFTDREGGVILKKYSPIGELTNFSKEYAEALHQTLGHIIIITDKDGIVSVVGASKKEYLEKKISDSLEDNINQRKVYSMDDTDKALPMYEDEDVSEVRAQVIAPIIAEGDVIGSVIIASKDESSKFGEVEKKIAETAASFLGKQMEQ, from the coding sequence ATGAAGGCTACAGGAATCGTAAGACGTATTGATGACTTAGGAAGAGTAGTTATACCGAAAGAAATAAGAAGGACATTAAGAATAAGAGAAGGAGATCCTTTGGAAATTTTTACAGATAGAGAAGGGGGAGTTATATTAAAAAAATATTCGCCTATTGGTGAATTAACTAATTTTTCAAAAGAATATGCAGAGGCATTACATCAAACATTAGGTCATATTATAATTATCACAGATAAAGATGGAATAGTATCTGTTGTTGGAGCATCTAAAAAAGAATACTTGGAGAAAAAAATATCTGATAGTTTGGAAGATAATATAAATCAAAGAAAAGTATATTCAATGGATGACACGGATAAAGCTTTACCTATGTATGAAGATGAAGATGTTAGCGAGGTAAGGGCTCAGGTTATAGCTCCAATCATCGCTGAAGGTGATGTTATAGGCTCTGTGATTATCGCATCTAAAGATGAAAGTTCAAAATTTGGAGAAGTAGAAAAGAAAATTGCGGAGACAGCAGCATCATTTCTAGGAAAGCAAATGGAACAATAG
- the pth gene encoding aminoacyl-tRNA hydrolase, with protein sequence MILVVGLGNIGAKYDKTRHNVGFDVIDVLADRHNISVNKEKFKGVYGEGFIGNKKVILLKPSTYMNLSGESIVEVVNFYKLSSNEVIVIYDDISLSVGRLRIRDKGSAGGHNGIKSVIANLKTDEFPRVKVGVGAPKNNLIEHVLGVFDKEERAIVEKVFESSADAVEEMIANGVNASMNKYNGLNINS encoded by the coding sequence ATGATATTAGTAGTAGGATTAGGAAATATAGGTGCTAAGTATGATAAAACTAGACATAACGTTGGTTTTGATGTTATAGATGTTTTAGCAGATAGACATAATATTTCAGTTAATAAAGAAAAGTTTAAAGGGGTATATGGCGAAGGATTTATTGGAAACAAAAAAGTTATATTATTAAAGCCTTCAACTTATATGAATCTAAGTGGTGAAAGTATTGTAGAGGTAGTTAATTTTTATAAGCTTTCTTCTAATGAAGTTATTGTAATATATGATGATATTTCATTAAGTGTTGGTAGACTTAGAATTAGAGATAAAGGAAGTGCCGGAGGACATAATGGAATTAAAAGTGTTATTGCAAATTTAAAGACAGATGAATTTCCTAGAGTAAAAGTAGGGGTAGGGGCTCCAAAAAATAATTTAATAGAGCATGTTTTAGGTGTATTTGATAAGGAGGAAAGAGCTATAGTAGAAAAGGTATTTGAATCTAGTGCTGATGCTGTTGAAGAGATGATAGCTAATGGTGTCAATGCATCTATGAATAAATATAATGGACTAAATATAAATTCTTAG